In Rutidosis leptorrhynchoides isolate AG116_Rl617_1_P2 chromosome 2, CSIRO_AGI_Rlap_v1, whole genome shotgun sequence, one genomic interval encodes:
- the LOC139888488 gene encoding uncharacterized protein has product MTAPKTVKEVKSLTGKLAALTHFLSKATERQLPFFKTLKGCLKQKSFVWKSEAETAFQEMKKLLKTLPTLTAPIDGESLYLYISVANEAFGSVLVAKREKIQKPVYFVSKALAGSEINYAPIEKFVYTLILTSRRLRRYFQGYPVHVLTNIPVKQVLTKPEISGRLALWAVELGAYQISYLPCNAVKGQVLADYLSEMTGELEVINERTDLKPVVGETWDLFTDGASCAEGVGAGLVLASTSGEEHMYALRFNFDVTNNEAEYEALLAGLNIARKMDITKLRAFTDSQLVANQFNGSFEAHDSSIQKYLQLLKELAVRFEHFELAQVPRSQNKKADALSKLAALTFWHFQKQVWVEELPSKSIDSDLMVASVVEEQPNWMEPILQYIRSDILPSDRREARLIRERAPMYIIQNDILYRKSYCGPMIRCVGPIEAEMIINEVHNGSCALHLGYKTIAAKIMWMGYFWSSLYRDVAKIVKRCKSCQRHAPQNRMPRHDMIHVNSPLPFHKWAIEIVGPFPAGPGNVKFLIVAIDYFTKWVEAKAVRTITVAHPQANGLCEVTNCDIVSGIKRGYTKSERAVIPAEILVPTHRVANFEEGANDDALSENLNFIEERRLMAVIREENNKKQIAKYYNKRVRALSFDIGEWVLRNNDASRVEKLGKLGPNLEGPYQVVAINAAGLYKLADVEGRTLPNAWHAALLKRHYA; this is encoded by the exons ATGACGGCACCAAAGACGGTCAAGGAAGTGAAAAGTTTGACGGGAAAATTAGCCGCATTAACGCATTTCTTGTCTAAGGCTACTGAAAGACAATTACCATTTTTTAAAACTTTAAAAGGCTGCTTAAAACAAAAGAGCTTTGTTTGGAAAAGTGAAGCTGAAACCGCGTTTCAGGAAATGAAGAAGTTATTAAAAACTTTACCTACGTTAACAGCGCCAATTGATGGCGAAAGTCTTTACCTTTATATATCGGTAGCAAATGAAGCTTTTGGCTCAGTTCTGGTTGCGAAAAGGGAAAAAATACAAAAACCTGTGTATTTTGTCAGTAAAGCTCTGGCAGGAAGTGagataaactatgcgccgattgaaaaATTCGTGTATACGCTCATATTAACATCGCGAAGGTTAAGAAGGTATTTTCAAGGATACCCGGTACACGTGTTAACTAACATTCCGGTCaagcaagtcttaacaaaaccagagatatctggtagactcgcattgTGGGCAGTGGAGTTAGGTGCTTATCAAATTTCTTACCTTCCGTGCAATGCTGTAAAGGGTCAAGTTTTGGCGGATTACCTCTCCGAAATGACTGGGGAGTTAGAGGTGATTAATGAGAGAACAGATTTAAAACCAGTAGTTGGCGAAACatgggatttatttactgatggagCTTCATGTGCAGAAGGCGTaggtgcgggtttagttttggcAAGCACAAGTGGTGAGGAGCATATGTACGCGTTGCgctttaattttgatgtgacaaataATGAAGCGGAATATGAAGCCTTGCTTGCTGGGttaaatattgcgcgaaaaatgGATATCACTAAGTTGCGAGCATTTACAGATTCGCAATTAGTAGCAAATCAGTTTAATGGATCTTTTGAGGCGCATGATTCTTCAATACAAAAATATTTGCAGTTGTTGAAAGAATTGGCAGTGCGGTTCGAGCATtttgaactcgcgcaagtgccaagaagtcaaaataagaaggcggatgctttGAGTAAGTTGGCCGCTCTAACATTTTGGCACTTTCAAAAACAAGTTTGGGTTGAGGAATTGCCAAGCAAGTCAATAGATAGCGACTTAATGGTCGCATCTGTTGTAGAAGAACAAccaaattggatggaaccaatccTGCAGTACATCCGTAGTGATATTTTGCCAAGTGATAGGCGCGAAGCTCGCTTAATAAGAGAGCGAGCACCAATGTATATCATTCAAAATGACATTTTATATCGCAAGTCATACTGTGGTCCAATGATACGATGTGTGGGCCCAATTGAAGCAGAAATGATAATTAATGAAGTGCATAACGGTTCCTGTGCATTGCATTTAGGTTATAAAACTATCGCGGCGAAGATTATGTGGATGGGTTACTTTTGGTCATCCCTATATCGCGATGTTGCAAAAATTGTTAAGCGCTGTAAAAgctgccaaaggcatgctccgcagaatcggaTGCCAAGGCATGATATGATCCATGTTAATTCGCCATTGCCATTTCACAAGTGGGCTATTGAAATTGTAGGGCCATTTCCAGCAGGACCTGGCAATGTTAAATTCCTGATTGTGGCAATTGACTATTTtacaaaatgggttgaagctaaggcggttcgcactatcaCTG TGGCACATCCACAGGCTAATGGCTTATGCGAAGTAACCAACTGCGATATTGTAAGCGGTATTAAAAGAGGTTATACGAAAAGCGAACGG GCAGTAATACCCGCTGAAATTCTTGTTCCAACGCATAGAGTCGCTAACTTTGAAGAAGGAGCAAATGACGATGCATTAAGCGAAAATCTTAATTTCATCGAAGAGCGAAGGTTAATGGCTGTTATCAGAGAGGAAAATAATAAAAAACAAATTGCcaagtattataacaaaagagtgcgtgctttATCTTTTGATATAGGCGAGTGGGTACTGCGGAATAATGATGCAAGTAGAGTAGAAAAACTTGGCAAATTAGGACCTAACTTGGAGGGCCCTTATCAAGTTGTGGCAATTAATGCAGCAGGTTTATATAAGCTCGCAGATGTGGAAGGGCGAACTTTACCAAATGCGTGGCATGCCGCTTTATTAAAGCGACACTATGCGTAA